From a single Miscanthus floridulus cultivar M001 chromosome 8, ASM1932011v1, whole genome shotgun sequence genomic region:
- the LOC136478162 gene encoding bZIP transcription factor 23-like — translation MNFPGGSGRRRQQQEPEHLPPMTPLPLARQGSVYSLTFDEFQSSLGGAAKDFGSMNMDELLRSIWSAEEIHNVAAANASAAADHAHAARGSSIQRQGSLTLPRTLSQKTIDEVWRDLMCVGGGPSTAPAEAAAQPPPAQRQPTLGEITLEEFLVRAGVVREDMTAPPPVPPAPVCPPPPPQPPMLFPHGIVFDPLVPPLQFGNGLVSGAVGQQQGGGSAAPAVSPRPVTASGFGKLEGDDLSSLSPSPVPYVFSVGLRGRKPPAMEKVVERRQRRMIKNRESAARSRQRKQEYMMELEAEVAKLKELNDELQKKQVEMLEKQKNEVPERMRRQVGPTAKRICLRRTLTGPW, via the exons ATGAATTTCCCGGGAGGAAGCGggaggcggcggcagcagcaggagCCGGAGCACCTGCCGCCGATGACGCCGCTCCCGCTGGCGCGGCAGGGGTCGGTGTACTCGCTCACGTTCGACGAGTTCCAGAGCTCGCTCGGCGGGGCCGCCAAGGACTTCGGGTCCATGAACATGGACGAGCTCCTCCGCAGCATCTGGTCGGCGGAGGAGATACACAACGTCGCGGCCGCCaacgcgtcggcggcggcggaccACGCCCACGCCGCGCGGGGGTCGTCCATCCAGCGCCAGGGCTCGCTCACCCTCCCCCGCACGCTCAGCCAGAAGACCATCGACGAGGTCTGGCGCGACCTCATGTGCGTCGGCGGAGgaccctccaccgcgcccgccgAGGCTGCGGCGCAGCCCCCGCCGGCCCAGCGGCAGCCCACGCTCGGGGAGATCACGCTGGAGGAGTTCCTCGTCCGCGCAGGCGTGGTGAGGGAGGACATGACGGCACCGCCGCCCGTACCACCGGCGCCGGTGTGCCCGCCACCTCCTCCGCAGCCGCCAATGCTGTTTCCCCATGGCATTGTGTTTGATCCCTTGGTGCCTCCGCTGCAATTCGGGAATGGGTTGGTGTCGGGGGCTGTCGGTCAGCAGCAGGGAGGTGGTTCTGCGGCCCCGGCGGTATCGCCTCGGCCGGTGACAGCAAGTGGGTTCGGGAAGCTGGAAGGAGACGACTTGTCGTCTCTATCGCCATCACCGGTGCCGTACGTTTTCAGTGTTGGTTTGAGGGGAAGGAAGCCACCAGCTATGGAGAAGGTGGTTGAGAGGAGGCAACGACGGATGATCAAGAACCGGGAGTCCGCCGCGAGGTCGCGTCAGAGGAAACAG GAATATATGATGGAGCTGGAAGCTGAGGTGGCAAAACTTAAAGAGCTAAACGATGAATTGCAGAAGAAGCAG GTCGAAATGTTGGAGAAACAAAAGAATGAG GTCCCGGAGAGAATGAGACGGCAAGTTGGACCCACGGCAAAGAGAATTTGTCTGCGGAGGACATTGACAGGTCCGTGGTAA